The following are encoded together in the Microterricola viridarii genome:
- a CDS encoding bifunctional folylpolyglutamate synthase/dihydrofolate synthase yields MTDDNGAYTPDDEYADAAAAVYQELLGRVGEVNPQPRLEPTRRAVELLGDPQRSYPMIHVTGTNGKTSTSRMIESLLRAHGLRTGLLTSPHLVSFNERIVIDGEPISNEALAHNWADIAPYIAMVDTELLAAGEVPLTFFEALTVLAFASFADAPVDVAVVEVGMGGEWDSTNIADGQVAVFAPIALDHLGRLGDTIAEIARTKSGIIKPAAAVVSAVQAPEALAELVRAAELTESSLSVQGAAPGFELLSSTVAVGGQLITVRGLAGTYSEHFLPLYGSHQAHNAALAIAAVESFLGGGTQAIAEDILTEGLGGVTSPGRLQLVGIEPTVIVDAAHNPHGAASLVAALGAYFDFDEIAVVLGVLADKDARGIIDALAPVATRFHVTQSGSDRAIDAYELGELVSAVATEDAVFVSNDPVEALQSAREWAAAAPRRAVVVTGSITLVADALVIADAENWKQS; encoded by the coding sequence ATGACCGACGACAACGGCGCATACACGCCAGACGACGAGTACGCGGATGCCGCGGCAGCCGTCTACCAGGAGCTGCTCGGCCGCGTCGGAGAGGTGAACCCGCAGCCGCGGCTCGAGCCGACCCGCCGAGCCGTCGAACTGCTCGGCGACCCGCAGCGCTCGTACCCGATGATCCACGTCACCGGCACCAACGGCAAGACCAGCACGAGCCGGATGATCGAGAGCCTGCTGCGCGCCCACGGACTGCGCACCGGCCTGCTCACCAGCCCGCACCTGGTCAGCTTCAACGAGCGCATCGTCATCGACGGCGAGCCGATCAGCAACGAGGCGCTCGCCCACAACTGGGCGGACATCGCGCCCTACATTGCGATGGTCGACACCGAGCTGCTCGCAGCCGGCGAGGTGCCGCTGACGTTCTTCGAGGCGCTGACGGTGCTGGCGTTCGCCAGCTTCGCCGACGCGCCCGTCGACGTCGCAGTCGTCGAGGTCGGCATGGGCGGGGAGTGGGATTCCACCAACATCGCCGACGGCCAGGTCGCCGTCTTCGCCCCGATCGCCCTCGACCACCTCGGCCGGCTCGGCGACACCATCGCCGAGATCGCGCGCACCAAGTCCGGCATCATCAAGCCGGCCGCGGCCGTCGTGTCCGCGGTGCAGGCACCGGAGGCACTGGCCGAGCTGGTGCGCGCGGCCGAGCTCACCGAGTCGAGTCTCTCAGTGCAGGGCGCAGCCCCTGGCTTCGAGCTGCTCAGCAGCACCGTCGCCGTCGGCGGCCAGCTGATCACCGTGCGGGGGCTGGCCGGCACCTACAGCGAGCACTTCCTGCCGCTCTACGGCAGCCACCAGGCGCACAACGCCGCACTGGCCATCGCGGCAGTCGAGTCGTTCCTGGGCGGTGGAACGCAGGCGATTGCCGAGGACATCCTCACCGAGGGCCTCGGGGGAGTCACCTCGCCCGGCCGCCTGCAGCTGGTCGGCATCGAGCCGACCGTGATCGTGGATGCCGCACACAACCCGCACGGCGCGGCCTCGCTGGTCGCGGCGCTCGGCGCCTACTTCGACTTCGACGAGATCGCGGTCGTGCTCGGCGTGCTCGCCGACAAGGACGCCCGCGGCATCATCGACGCGCTGGCGCCGGTCGCCACCCGCTTCCACGTGACCCAGTCCGGCTCCGACCGCGCCATTGACGCCTACGAGCTCGGCGAGCTCGTCTCCGCCGTGGCGACCGAGGACGCGGTGTTCGTCTCGAACGACCCCGTTGAGGCGCTGCAGAGCGCACGGGAGTGGGCGGCCGCGGCACCGCGTCGCGCCGTCGTCGTCACCGGGTCGATCACCCTGGTCGCCGACGCGCTCGTCATCGCCGACGCCGAGAACTGGAAGCAGTCGTGA